From the genome of Thermodesulfovibrionales bacterium:
TGGGTCTAAGAGATATGTGTCTGATAATTTTATTGAGATAAAAAATCCTTTCTCAGGTGATGTTATCGCAAGGGTCTCAAAGATTAACAGAGAATTATTCGAAAGAGCACTGGATGAGGCCTTTAGGTCGGAGAGGATAATGGCAGAACTTCCATCCTATAAAAAGGCAGAGATACTTGAGAAGGTCTCTGATATGCTTTTAAAGAATAAAGATGAACTTTCAAAATTAATCACCCTTGAGAATGGTAAACCAATCAGTGAATCAAGAATAGAGGTTGAAAGGGCTGCACTCACATTTAAAATAGCTTCTGAAGAGGCTTCAAGATTAAACGGAGAATTTTTAAGGCTTGACAGGAATCCTCTTTCAGAAAAAAGGTGGGGGATTGTCAGGAGATTTCCCTCAGGAACGGTTCTGGGCATAACACCCTTTAATTTTCCTCTAAATCTTGTTGCCCATAAGATAGCTCCTGCAATTGCATCAGGTAATCCTGTTATTATCAAGCCTTCATCAAAGACACCTCTTACAGCCATAAGGCTCGGAGAGCTTCTGATAGAGGCAGGCATACCAGAGGGTTGTCTAAGTATCCTTCCATGCTCTTCAGAGATTGTGGAAGAATTTATATTTGACAGCAGGATAAAGGTTCTGAGTTTTACAGGTAGTGCCTCAGCTGGCTGGAGATTGAAAAAAATTGCATTCAATAAAAAGGTGCTTCTTGAGCTTGGTGGTAATGCAGGCGTAATGATAGACAGGGATTGTAATCTTGAGTTTGCAATAAGAAGATGTGTAAAAGGTGCTTTTTCCTATTCAGGCCAGATATGTATCTCTGTGCAGAGGATTTATATCCACGAAGATATCTATGATGATTTCGTAAAGGGTTTTGTAGAGGCTGTCTCCTTTCTTAAGATAGGAGATCCTCTTGATGAGACTATTCATATAGGACCGCTTATAGATGAAGAGAATGCAATAAGAATTGAGAACTGGGTCAATGAGGCACTGAGGAACGGTGCTAAACTTCTTACAGGCGGAAGGAGAAAGGGTAATTTTTATGAGCCCACAGTAATAACTGACGTAAGTTCTGACATGAAGATTGTTTGTGAAGAGGTATTCGGTCCTGTTGTTACACTAACAAGGGTAAAGAGTTTTGAGGAGGGCATAAGGGCGATAAATGATTCAGCCTATGGCCTACAGGCAGGTGTATTTACAGAGGATATTCAGAAAGCCTTTTTCGCCTTTGAGCATCTTGAAGTCGGCGGGGTCATTATCAATGATGTTCCTTTATACAGGGTTGATCATATGCCCTATGGTGGAGTGAAGATGTCAGGATTCGGCAGGGAGGGTGTAAGATATGCAATTGAGGAGATGACAGAATTGAGACTGATGGTTATAAATCTTAAAAAAAATTAAAGGGAGGCATAGCCTCCCCTTAAAAAACTCTTACTGTGTCTTTTTTGGTGCTGGAGCTGGTGCTGGTTGCGGAGCTAACTTTTCAGCAAGTCTCCTCTCATCCATACTATCAAAGATCTTTACATCCTTCGGAGCTTTCTCTACCTTTGAAGGATGGCAGACAGCACAGAAGGTCTCCATCTCTTTGCCAGCCTTTGTATCAACCCTGAGATATTTATAATTGGGATTTGATGGATGGGGATCATGACATCCGGAACATTCAAGTTTACCATCTCTTAAAAGCCCCTGGGGAACTGTGGCAACCTTTGGATTTGGTGTAACACTGAAAGGATGGCTCATTGCACCTGATATAGGAGCAATGCCAGCACCACCTCTCTCAGGTGTCTCATGGCATCCAAGACAAAGTGCAGTTACCCCTGTGTAGGGTGTCTTTGTCTGAGGATTTAGTGCTTTTTTGTTGGGTTCAACAGCGAAAATAATGTCTCCCTTTGCCGTGTGAATAGCGTGGCAACCTGTGCAGTTAAGAAGCTCATGCTTTCCTGCGCCATGGACAATGACAGGAATTAAAAGAACCAGAAATAGAGGTACCAAAATCTTCATAAAACTCCTCCTCAAGTTCATAAATTATTAAACAGGAAAGGTCCTGAATTTTCCTCAGAAAAAAATAAGTTTAGATAATCATAATACAGGGATTTTAAAGATGTCAATCATGTATGATTTTGCTCATAGAAGGAGTTGCAGGCTTCTTAATAAACTAAATTATGAAACCTTCTGTTCCAGAAAGAGGTCTTGTTGTTGCTGTCGAAAGAGACATGGCAAAAGTTATGCTAGTAAGTGGAGAGGCCTGTAGGGGTTGCAATCAGGCAAGGATTGGACTCTGCCGTGCAGCTGACCTATCAATAATTGTGGCAGTAAAGAATACACTTGGTGCTCGTATTGGAGAGACAGTCACCATCGGCATTGATGAGGGTATAAGAATAAGAGGTTATTTATTTGCTTTTATTATTCCACTGCTGTCACTGTTCTTAGGTACGATTATAGGAGTATTTTATAATAATATCTTTCCTATAAAGAGTCTGGATGTTATTTCAGGGTTTTTGGGTCTCTTTGCAGGTTCTCTTTTCTCTTTGAGATCGTTAAAAAGACTCGATTCCAAATCATATCTTGTTATAAGGTCAATCCTTTCTGCCCAAGACATAAATCTTGACAGTAAAGGAATACATTGAGAGTTTTCCATCTGTGATGCCAGATTAATGACATTTGTTAATTTATAACATACCTTTATCTTTAAATCCTCAGTTGAAATCCCTTTTAATTTCTGATAACCTTTAAAAAAGGAGGAAATTGGTGAAGGAACGGGTTCTTGATTTAGTGGTTGAGATCATTTTTGGAAACCTATCTCATCAGTATCGAAAGATACTCTCAAAGGAGTTTCAGATAAAAAGATTTAAAAAAGGTGATGTAATTTTCTACCAGTCAGATCAGAGCACAGACCTTTATATTGTTCTTGATGGCTCTGTTAAGGCTTCACTTCTTAATGAAGAGGGAGATGAGCTTACCCTTGCTGAGTTCAAAAAAGGTGATTTTTTTGGTGAGATGAGTCTCATAGATGGAAAACCACGCTCTGCCACGGTTACTGCCCTTGAGGATTCTGAGCTTGCAATTCTTACAAGGGAGAGATTTATAGATGTCCTCAAAAAGGAACCTTCCATAGCACTTGAGCTTTTAAGCACCCTTGTGGAAAGACTCAGGACTGCCAATGGCGTAATAGAATCACTTGCCTTTCTTGATGTGGAAGACAGGCTCGTTAAACTTTTCTCTGCAATGTTAAAGGAGTGCGGTGAAAGGGTAACCCCAGGTTTTTATAAAGTTAAAAAATACACTCACAGGGAACTTGCCTCAAAGATAGGTGCATCAAGGGAGGCTGTCACAAAGGCACTGAAGGCTCTTAGTTTCAGAGGACTTTTAAAGGAAATGAAAGATGGATATCTTTTGAGCCATAAGATTTTTTCAGATAATGCCGAATATAGAATGAGATGAGAGTAGGTATTTTCTTTAAATTTCTATTCATAATAGGGATAATAATACTTCCCCTTATTATATTTTCATTTTTCCATTACCATGAAATGGTAAAGCATGAATTCAGACACTTTGAGGAGCATGCCCTGATTATTTCAAGGAGGATATCTGAAGAGATGGACAGGGTTGCACAGGGGGCATGGGCTTTACTAAGAGGACTTGCTGTACATCCATCAGTGATCAATCTTAACTCAGAAGGATGTGATAATCTTGCAAAGAAAATTCACAGCTCCCATCCCGAGTATCTTAATATTCTCGGTGCAAGGATGGATGGACAGAATTTCTGTAGTGCTGTTCATGATCCTTTATTCAGAAGACTCAATTACAATGACAGGGAGTGGTTTCAGGAAGGTAAAAAGGGAAGGCCTCATGCAGGAAATGTGCATATCTCTAAATACTTTAAGAGGCCAGCAGTTATGCTAACAATGCCTGTATTTCATAACAATAAACAGGTTGCTGTGCTTGGTGCAGCCCTTGATCTTGAAAGTCTTTCCTCAAAGCTCAGGGAATCCATAGGTTCCAATTTTGAAGCAGAGATCATAATACTTGACAGAACCGGTGAGGTAATGATCAATACAAAGAATCCGGGAAAGACCATAGGGATAGACCTCACGAAAAAGGAAGGAACCCTGATTACAAAGGGAGTTGATGGTGTAGAGAGGATTTATACTTTCACCACATCTTCTAATGGCTGGAGGATAATAACAGGTATACCTGTAGCCAGAATTGAAGCACATATAAATAAGATGAAAAGGGATTATTTTGGTGCAATGTTCATCCTTTCAGGAATTGGACTACTAATAGCACTAATGTTTTCCCTGAGACTGAAAAAGGACCTCAAACTCCTTCTTAATGGTATAAACCTCATAGAACAGGGAGATTATTCAACAAGAATTCATCTACAGGGTAAAGATGAGATGGCAAGGCTTGCAGGTGCCTTTAACAACCTTTCTGAGAGACTTGATGCAGTTCACAGTGCCCTTAGGGAAAGGGAAGAATTTTATCGAACCCTGATAGAAAACTCCTCTGATATAATCCTGATTGCACAGAAGGATGGAAGGTTGGTATATGCAAGTCCCTCTGTAAAGAATCTTGGCTATAAGCCTGAGAATATTAACGGAAGGTCATTATTTGAATTTCTTGACCCATTTTATATACCCGAGGTAAAAGGAAAGATTGACCATGCCATCAATACACCTGATGAAATAGTCTCAACAACAATCAGGGCATTTTCTGCTGATGGTTCTTTAAGGATACTTAGTGCAAAGGGAAGGTATCTCAAATCCAGGGATTACCTTATTATTAATTGCATGGACATAACAGAGGAGACAAAAAAGGAGGTCCTCCTGAATGATGTGCTTAGTAGCATAAGTGAAGGCTTTTTAATACTTGACAGGGATATGAGGATAGTCTCTGCAAATAAGGCCTATCTGGAGAGGATGAAAACAGACCTTAGCAGAATAAAAGGAAGATTCTGCTGGGAGGTCTCTCACAGAACAAAGGAGCCCTGTTACTTTCTTGGAGAGGTCTGCCCTGTAAAGGAGACCCTGAGAACAGGTGAGCCAGCAATAGCAGAGCATGTGCATTATACTGATAAAGGAGAGACAATCCATGTTGAGATAAGGTCTTATCCAATCAAGGATATTTCAGGGAATGTTACTAATGTTATAGAGGTAATCAATGACCTAACAGAGAAGAAAAGGCTTGAAGCCCAGCTCATACAGGCACAGAAGATGGAGGCAGTTGGTCAGCTTGCAGGTGGGGTTGCCCATGATTTTAACAATATCCTTACAGCAGTGAGTGGTTATGGAAGTCTTCTTGATATGAAGCTTCCAAAGGACAGTCCTCTTAGAGAATATGTTGCCGAGATTATGAAGGCTGTTGAGAGGGGTTCAAATCTTGCAAGGGGTCTTCTTGCCTTCAGCAGGAGACAGCCAGGAAATCCCAGGCCTGTTGACATTAATGATATTGTCAGGATGGTAATGAAACTTCTCAGCAAATTAATAAGAGAGGATATAGAGCTAAGAACAGAGCTATCAGATGAAAATTTAATAGTAATGGCAGATGCAGGACATATTGAGCAGATTCTCATGAATCTTGCCACTAATGCAAGGGATGCCATGCCAGAGGGTGGAGTTCTAACGATAAAAACTGGAAGTGTAGTTATTGATGAAAAATTCAGAGATATCCATGGATACGGAAAACCAGGTGAGTACTGTCTCATTTCTATCTCTGATACAGGAATTGGCATGGATGAAAATATAAAATCCCATATATTTGAGCCATTCTTCACAACAAAGGAAGAAGGTACCGGTCTCGGTCTTTCAATAGTCTACGGACTTGTTAAACAATATAATGGATATATAAATGTTTACAGCGAGCCAGGTAAGGGTTCAACCTTTAAGATATACCTTCCTATTTACAGGGCGAAGGATAAGTCTGAATTATTCCAGAAACAACAGACCCTCTTTATAAAGGGCCTTGGAGAGACTGTCCTTGTTGTTGATGATGATCCGACAGTGAGAGAATCTTTGAAGAACATTCTTGAGTTTGCTTCCTACAGAGTTATTGAGGCATCCGATGGAACTGAGGCTCTTAGTATATATAAAAACAAAAGAAATGAGATTAACCTCGTGATAACTGACCTCATAATGCCAAAGATGAACGGTAAGGTTCTTTATGATGAGATAAAGGCAATCAATCCATCACAGAAAATAGTGTTCATGAGCGGTCACACAGCAGAAAGTCTTTACAAGCAATACCTGCCTGAAAAAGGGGTGTTACTTTTTAAACCAATCCTTCCCTCAGAGTTTCTAAGAAAGATAAGAGAGGTTCTGGAAGAACAGGTGATAGTCAAATAGATTAATTGAATCTGGTATAATATTGAAATTTAATTTTAAGAACAGGGAGGATTTTTTATGCTCATTATTGCAGAGAACCTTAATACCAGAAACAGGTCCTACATAAATGCCCTGAGGTCAAAAGATAGAAAGGCCATAGCGGATATTGCCGAGAAGATAGCCCAGAAAAAACCTGATTATATAAATATCCAGTGCTCACTTGATGGCACAGGTGATGAGGATAATCTACCACTGGTTACTGAGATAGTTATCAAGGCTACTGGCCTGAAAGTCTGTCTTGATTCACGAAACCTTGAGGCCTTAAAAAAGGCTATAAACTTCTGCAAAGAGCCACCTCTAATAAATTATCTTTCTGCGGATGAGAAAAATCCAGAGGAATTTTTCAGTCTGGTTAAAAGATCAGGTGCAGGTCTGATCCTGAGGGCACTAAGGGGTTCTGTTCCAACAACCCTTGAGGCAAAACTCATGATACTTGAAGATCTTATTGAAAAGGCAAATCTCGCAGATATACCTAATGAAAGGCTTTATGCTGACCCATCGGTAGTACATATAGGAGGTGGTGCAGGTCAGGACCATGTGGTGAATGTAAGGGACTGCCTT
Proteins encoded in this window:
- a CDS encoding aldehyde dehydrogenase family protein, which produces METIPAILGSKRYVSDNFIEIKNPFSGDVIARVSKINRELFERALDEAFRSERIMAELPSYKKAEILEKVSDMLLKNKDELSKLITLENGKPISESRIEVERAALTFKIASEEASRLNGEFLRLDRNPLSEKRWGIVRRFPSGTVLGITPFNFPLNLVAHKIAPAIASGNPVIIKPSSKTPLTAIRLGELLIEAGIPEGCLSILPCSSEIVEEFIFDSRIKVLSFTGSASAGWRLKKIAFNKKVLLELGGNAGVMIDRDCNLEFAIRRCVKGAFSYSGQICISVQRIYIHEDIYDDFVKGFVEAVSFLKIGDPLDETIHIGPLIDEENAIRIENWVNEALRNGAKLLTGGRRKGNFYEPTVITDVSSDMKIVCEEVFGPVVTLTRVKSFEEGIRAINDSAYGLQAGVFTEDIQKAFFAFEHLEVGGVIINDVPLYRVDHMPYGGVKMSGFGREGVRYAIEEMTELRLMVINLKKN
- a CDS encoding SoxR reducing system RseC family protein, which gives rise to MKPSVPERGLVVAVERDMAKVMLVSGEACRGCNQARIGLCRAADLSIIVAVKNTLGARIGETVTIGIDEGIRIRGYLFAFIIPLLSLFLGTIIGVFYNNIFPIKSLDVISGFLGLFAGSLFSLRSLKRLDSKSYLVIRSILSAQDINLDSKGIH
- a CDS encoding Crp/Fnr family transcriptional regulator — protein: MKERVLDLVVEIIFGNLSHQYRKILSKEFQIKRFKKGDVIFYQSDQSTDLYIVLDGSVKASLLNEEGDELTLAEFKKGDFFGEMSLIDGKPRSATVTALEDSELAILTRERFIDVLKKEPSIALELLSTLVERLRTANGVIESLAFLDVEDRLVKLFSAMLKECGERVTPGFYKVKKYTHRELASKIGASREAVTKALKALSFRGLLKEMKDGYLLSHKIFSDNAEYRMR
- a CDS encoding PAS domain S-box protein, producing the protein MVKHEFRHFEEHALIISRRISEEMDRVAQGAWALLRGLAVHPSVINLNSEGCDNLAKKIHSSHPEYLNILGARMDGQNFCSAVHDPLFRRLNYNDREWFQEGKKGRPHAGNVHISKYFKRPAVMLTMPVFHNNKQVAVLGAALDLESLSSKLRESIGSNFEAEIIILDRTGEVMINTKNPGKTIGIDLTKKEGTLITKGVDGVERIYTFTTSSNGWRIITGIPVARIEAHINKMKRDYFGAMFILSGIGLLIALMFSLRLKKDLKLLLNGINLIEQGDYSTRIHLQGKDEMARLAGAFNNLSERLDAVHSALREREEFYRTLIENSSDIILIAQKDGRLVYASPSVKNLGYKPENINGRSLFEFLDPFYIPEVKGKIDHAINTPDEIVSTTIRAFSADGSLRILSAKGRYLKSRDYLIINCMDITEETKKEVLLNDVLSSISEGFLILDRDMRIVSANKAYLERMKTDLSRIKGRFCWEVSHRTKEPCYFLGEVCPVKETLRTGEPAIAEHVHYTDKGETIHVEIRSYPIKDISGNVTNVIEVINDLTEKKRLEAQLIQAQKMEAVGQLAGGVAHDFNNILTAVSGYGSLLDMKLPKDSPLREYVAEIMKAVERGSNLARGLLAFSRRQPGNPRPVDINDIVRMVMKLLSKLIREDIELRTELSDENLIVMADAGHIEQILMNLATNARDAMPEGGVLTIKTGSVVIDEKFRDIHGYGKPGEYCLISISDTGIGMDENIKSHIFEPFFTTKEEGTGLGLSIVYGLVKQYNGYINVYSEPGKGSTFKIYLPIYRAKDKSELFQKQQTLFIKGLGETVLVVDDDPTVRESLKNILEFASYRVIEASDGTEALSIYKNKRNEINLVITDLIMPKMNGKVLYDEIKAINPSQKIVFMSGHTAESLYKQYLPEKGVLLFKPILPSEFLRKIREVLEEQVIVK
- a CDS encoding dihydropteroate synthase, producing the protein MLIIAENLNTRNRSYINALRSKDRKAIADIAEKIAQKKPDYINIQCSLDGTGDEDNLPLVTEIVIKATGLKVCLDSRNLEALKKAINFCKEPPLINYLSADEKNPEEFFSLVKRSGAGLILRALRGSVPTTLEAKLMILEDLIEKANLADIPNERLYADPSVVHIGGGAGQDHVVNVRDCLIVLNEMVEPPVNTIAWIGNISTASPKNIRSRLNSAFLLYLSGAGLDSAIVDIFDEEVIKAIYLIKAFRDEIVFSPAQFGVE